One Pullulanibacillus sp. KACC 23026 DNA segment encodes these proteins:
- a CDS encoding Gfo/Idh/MocA family oxidoreductase, whose amino-acid sequence MTRIVRIGIIGCGGIANGKHLPSLSKLQNVELVAFCDIEVERAIKASKEYGCENAAVYEDYKVLLKDESIEVVHVLTPNASHAEISVAGLEAGKHVMCEKPMAINSEEAKQMVEAAKRTGKKLTIGYNNRFRPDSLHLKQLCEQGDLGEVYYAKAHAIRRRAVPTWGVFLDEEKQGGGPLIDIGTHALDLTLWMMDNYQPKAVLGTTYHKLSQTKNAANAFGPWDPEKFTVEDSAFGFITMENGATIALESSWALNTLEVDEAKCSLSGTKAGADMKGGLRINGEEFGKLYTKEVDLGSSGVAFFSGKKESDADLEARLWIEAIVNNTEPLVKPEQAFVVTQILEGIYESAKTGEAVYFN is encoded by the coding sequence ATGACACGAATCGTGCGAATTGGAATTATTGGGTGCGGTGGAATTGCAAATGGGAAGCATCTTCCTAGTCTAAGTAAGCTGCAAAACGTGGAGTTAGTGGCGTTTTGTGATATTGAAGTTGAAAGAGCGATCAAGGCCAGCAAAGAATATGGATGTGAAAATGCTGCTGTCTACGAGGATTATAAAGTGCTTCTTAAGGATGAATCGATTGAAGTGGTGCATGTCTTAACACCCAATGCCTCACATGCTGAAATATCAGTTGCGGGACTTGAAGCGGGAAAACATGTGATGTGTGAAAAGCCTATGGCGATCAATTCAGAAGAGGCTAAGCAAATGGTTGAAGCTGCTAAGCGAACGGGCAAAAAGCTAACCATTGGTTACAACAACCGCTTCCGACCAGACAGTTTACACTTAAAACAATTGTGTGAACAAGGTGATTTAGGTGAGGTGTATTATGCCAAAGCGCATGCGATTCGCCGAAGAGCTGTTCCGACATGGGGTGTTTTCCTGGATGAAGAAAAGCAGGGTGGTGGACCGCTCATTGACATTGGGACACATGCCCTTGATCTCACATTATGGATGATGGATAACTATCAGCCTAAGGCCGTGTTAGGGACGACCTATCATAAACTGTCTCAAACGAAAAATGCGGCTAATGCCTTTGGACCGTGGGATCCAGAAAAATTTACGGTCGAAGATTCAGCGTTTGGTTTTATCACAATGGAGAATGGGGCAACGATCGCATTAGAGTCGAGTTGGGCTCTTAATACACTTGAAGTTGATGAGGCAAAATGCTCTTTAAGCGGGACTAAAGCAGGAGCTGATATGAAAGGCGGCCTTCGCATTAATGGGGAAGAGTTCGGTAAGCTTTACACCAAAGAAGTCGATCTTGGCAGTTCTGGTGTAGCCTTCTTCAGTGGCAAAAAAGAATCGGATGCGGACTTAGAAGCACGGCTGTGGATTGAGGCCATCGTCAACAATACAGAGCCACTCGTGAAGCCTGAGCAAGCTTTTGTGGTCACTCAGATTCTTGAAGGAATCTATGAATCTGCCAAAACGGGTGAAGCCGTTTACTTTAATTAA
- a CDS encoding Gfo/Idh/MocA family oxidoreductase — MSNKIRIGIIGSGGIAGSHAKAYKQMEDVEIVAVQDIIPGKAEAFISRWEINGAVGFQDHLELLKLDLDGVSICTPNNAHHRTSIAALTAGKNVLVEKPLAVTLQQGIEMVQAAKKSGKLLTVGFQPRYDPNMKAVKEIVQTQLGDVYYVQTGGGRRRGMPGGTFINKELAGAGAMADIGCYSLDLALNALDYPKPLTVSAYTSNHFGTNPFYHPEADRFEVEDFGVALVRLEGDKVLNFKISWAMHMDSLGPTLFLGKEAGLKLTPAGNGPWSGVWDGGIGSVELFHDFKGHHVDTTIPVQEHAIDIFYEKVRDFVVAIKEGKGAPIPAEQILFNQAIIDGVLRSSEQGREVTIEIPEL, encoded by the coding sequence ATGTCGAATAAAATCAGAATTGGTATTATCGGGAGCGGCGGCATTGCAGGTTCTCACGCGAAGGCTTATAAGCAAATGGAGGATGTTGAAATTGTCGCTGTACAAGATATTATTCCTGGAAAGGCTGAAGCCTTTATTTCAAGATGGGAAATAAACGGGGCTGTCGGATTTCAAGATCATCTCGAATTACTCAAACTCGATTTGGATGGGGTGAGTATCTGTACACCTAATAACGCGCATCACAGAACGAGTATAGCTGCTCTGACGGCGGGCAAAAATGTGCTCGTCGAAAAACCGCTTGCCGTGACCCTTCAGCAGGGAATTGAGATGGTTCAAGCGGCGAAAAAGTCAGGGAAACTCTTAACGGTAGGGTTCCAGCCTAGGTATGATCCAAATATGAAAGCCGTTAAAGAAATCGTTCAAACACAGCTCGGAGACGTCTATTATGTTCAGACAGGTGGAGGCAGGCGTCGAGGGATGCCAGGCGGAACATTTATTAACAAGGAACTGGCAGGGGCTGGAGCTATGGCAGATATTGGCTGCTATTCACTCGATTTAGCTCTAAACGCATTGGATTATCCAAAACCTTTAACCGTCTCTGCTTACACCTCAAATCATTTTGGAACAAATCCTTTTTACCATCCTGAAGCAGACCGATTTGAAGTGGAAGATTTTGGCGTTGCTTTGGTTCGCCTTGAAGGTGATAAAGTTTTGAATTTCAAGATTTCTTGGGCTATGCATATGGATTCTCTAGGACCCACCCTCTTCCTTGGAAAAGAAGCAGGTCTTAAACTGACCCCTGCTGGTAACGGGCCATGGAGCGGTGTTTGGGATGGAGGCATAGGTTCTGTTGAACTCTTTCACGATTTCAAAGGTCACCATGTGGACACCACAATACCTGTTCAGGAGCATGCTATTGATATCTTTTATGAAAAAGTACGAGACTTTGTTGTCGCTATTAAAGAAGGGAAGGGAGCGCCGATTCCAGCCGAGCAAATTCTCTTCAATCAAGCGATTATAGACGGCGTTTTGCGTTCTTCTGAGCAAGGTCGAGAAGTAACGATCGAGATCCCTGAACTCTAA
- a CDS encoding DNA/RNA non-specific endonuclease has protein sequence MKSMKLSKVTLALFVIFMYLMVSACSDGSGHSSSQTQSLPDLNYQGKQVIVLNNNHASFTKKDLSLANGSWQSFSNLDALNRVGTANAMLSKSLMPSKEREPLYVDPTGWKNKKIEVNGKTEWLYNRSHLIGYQLTGENNNPKNLMTGTRSLNDPGMLVYENKIATYIRITNHHVRYQVEPIFRGNELVARGVHMQAKSIEDNQIDFNVYIFNVEPGVTINYADGSSRVGTTENNQTSSAQAKESTQPLNPGDGSVSTNELTVHDGGKATVTVKTKPNVQGTIEVDYGSGPSHASGLEPKTSDAKGKISWTWTVGSRTKAGTYNVIIKVNGETITKQLVVN, from the coding sequence ATGAAATCTATGAAATTAAGTAAAGTCACGTTAGCCTTATTCGTTATTTTTATGTATCTAATGGTCAGTGCTTGCAGTGATGGGAGCGGTCACTCATCCTCGCAAACTCAATCACTTCCCGATCTCAATTATCAGGGGAAACAAGTGATTGTCTTAAATAATAATCATGCTTCTTTTACCAAAAAAGATTTAAGTTTAGCTAACGGGAGCTGGCAATCCTTTTCTAATTTAGATGCTTTAAATCGTGTAGGTACAGCCAACGCTATGTTGTCAAAATCTCTCATGCCTTCAAAAGAGCGAGAGCCGCTTTATGTGGATCCTACCGGTTGGAAGAACAAAAAAATTGAAGTCAATGGGAAAACAGAATGGCTGTACAATCGCAGTCATCTTATCGGTTACCAATTAACAGGGGAAAATAATAATCCAAAAAATTTAATGACTGGTACAAGAAGTCTTAATGACCCAGGCATGCTTGTTTATGAAAACAAAATTGCGACATATATAAGGATAACAAATCATCATGTCCGTTACCAAGTCGAGCCTATATTTAGAGGAAATGAATTGGTCGCAAGAGGGGTTCATATGCAAGCCAAAAGTATTGAAGATAACCAAATTGATTTTAATGTGTATATTTTTAATGTGGAACCGGGTGTAACGATCAATTACGCAGATGGTTCTTCTAGAGTGGGCACAACAGAAAATAATCAGACCTCCTCTGCACAAGCAAAGGAAAGCACCCAGCCCTTAAATCCTGGTGATGGGAGTGTGTCTACGAACGAACTAACTGTACATGATGGGGGTAAGGCAACGGTAACCGTTAAAACAAAACCGAATGTACAAGGGACGATTGAAGTCGATTATGGCTCTGGTCCGAGTCACGCATCAGGGTTAGAACCTAAGACGTCGGACGCTAAAGGCAAGATTAGTTGGACTTGGACGGTCGGTTCAAGAACAAAAGCAGGTACTTATAATGTCATCATAAAGGTCAATGGGGAAACCATCACCAAACAGTTAGTTGTAAACTAA
- a CDS encoding MFS transporter, giving the protein MPYIQRGTKAFTKASLALFAGGFCTFAILWGTQPLLPEIATEFHLSPAISSLCQSSTTIALAISMLIAGSLSEVYGRKRVMTFSLIASSILAILTGFAPSFSLLVLCRILQGITLAGLPAVAMAYLSEEIEPKSLGMAMGLYISGNSIGGMAGRIISGTLTDLFGWHTALIGIGVISLLSSFVFWVILPQSTHFASQSFKIKNLTRSLFSHFKLPSLLCLFAIGFLLMGGFVSLYNYIGFQLIKPPYSLSQTLVGFIFIVYLVGTFSSTWMGMLADQHGKRRILQLSLIILLAGVCITLSPNLWLKIIGIAIFTYGFFAGHSIASGWVGKLATHDKAQAASLYLFFYYAGSSIGGTASGAFYSNFGWFGVVAMIAVLSILSILVSFLLGRLTKERLHLSAKQV; this is encoded by the coding sequence ATGCCTTACATCCAGCGTGGAACAAAAGCCTTCACGAAAGCGAGCCTTGCCTTATTTGCTGGCGGTTTCTGTACGTTTGCCATCCTATGGGGAACTCAGCCCTTGCTGCCGGAAATCGCAACCGAGTTTCACCTATCACCTGCCATATCAAGCTTATGCCAATCATCCACGACGATTGCTTTAGCGATTAGCATGCTCATCGCAGGTTCTTTATCAGAGGTCTATGGACGCAAGAGAGTCATGACTTTTTCCTTAATCGCTTCATCCATTCTTGCCATTTTAACTGGATTTGCGCCAAGCTTTAGCTTGTTAGTGTTATGCAGAATTTTACAAGGAATCACTTTGGCTGGGCTTCCAGCTGTCGCCATGGCATACTTAAGTGAAGAAATCGAGCCCAAAAGCTTAGGTATGGCGATGGGATTATACATTAGCGGGAATTCCATCGGCGGAATGGCTGGTCGGATCATTAGCGGGACTTTAACGGATCTATTTGGCTGGCATACTGCCTTAATAGGAATTGGTGTGATTAGCTTACTTTCAAGCTTCGTTTTTTGGGTGATTCTGCCGCAATCGACTCATTTTGCCTCCCAAAGCTTTAAGATCAAAAACTTAACGCGCTCTTTATTTAGTCATTTTAAATTACCTAGTCTTCTCTGCCTTTTTGCAATTGGATTTTTATTAATGGGCGGCTTTGTTTCTTTATACAACTACATTGGCTTCCAGTTAATTAAGCCCCCCTATTCCCTTAGCCAGACTTTAGTCGGCTTTATTTTCATCGTTTATCTTGTCGGGACCTTTAGTTCAACATGGATGGGGATGTTGGCCGACCAACATGGAAAAAGGCGAATCTTACAGTTATCCTTGATTATTTTATTAGCAGGTGTTTGTATCACCTTAAGTCCTAACTTATGGTTAAAAATTATAGGGATTGCCATCTTTACTTATGGTTTTTTTGCCGGACATTCGATCGCTAGCGGCTGGGTAGGAAAACTTGCAACTCACGATAAAGCTCAAGCCGCTTCCCTCTATTTATTCTTTTATTATGCGGGATCCAGTATCGGCGGGACGGCAAGCGGCGCTTTTTATTCCAACTTTGGCTGGTTCGGCGTCGTTGCTATGATTGCTGTATTGTCGATCCTTTCAATCTTGGTTTCCTTTCTCCTTGGAAGATTGACAAAGGAAAGACTCCATTTGTCAGCCAAACAAGTTTAA
- a CDS encoding LysR family transcriptional regulator — protein MDWHQIIYFQSVANVQHITRAAKQLSISQPALSRSISKLEDELGVQLFDRKGRNIYLNRYGKMFLSRVEQSIKQIEIGKQEIWDDIHPDKGTISLSFLPSLGISLVPDLLSSYQQEHPNVKFQLSQASNRQILDQLKQRKTDLALISLYHEDEEIQCQPLITEELFVIVSIDHPLASYHEIDLNMVRDEPFISFKDVNELQTIILELCKEAGFSPNVVFEGEDIGTVAGLVGAKLGVSLVPKLKVLDKTKIKLIRVTNPICKREIGVAWLKDSYISPVVERFVQYIQHFF, from the coding sequence ATGGATTGGCATCAAATTATTTATTTTCAGAGCGTAGCAAATGTCCAGCACATTACCCGCGCGGCCAAACAATTATCAATATCTCAACCAGCTCTTAGCCGCTCCATTTCAAAGCTTGAGGATGAGCTGGGCGTTCAGTTGTTTGACCGGAAAGGTCGAAACATTTATTTAAACCGATATGGAAAAATGTTTTTAAGTCGAGTTGAGCAATCGATTAAGCAAATTGAAATCGGTAAACAAGAAATTTGGGACGACATCCATCCAGACAAGGGAACAATCTCCTTGTCCTTTTTGCCTTCACTTGGAATCAGTTTAGTCCCTGACTTGTTAAGCTCTTATCAACAGGAGCATCCGAACGTAAAATTCCAATTATCTCAAGCCTCTAATCGGCAAATCTTAGATCAATTAAAACAAAGAAAAACGGACTTGGCCCTCATTTCTTTATATCACGAAGATGAAGAGATCCAGTGTCAACCGCTTATAACTGAAGAGTTGTTTGTCATTGTATCCATTGATCATCCGTTAGCTTCTTATCACGAAATTGATTTAAACATGGTTCGGGATGAACCTTTTATTTCTTTTAAAGACGTTAATGAATTGCAAACGATTATACTTGAGTTATGTAAGGAAGCCGGCTTCTCCCCTAATGTTGTGTTTGAAGGGGAGGATATTGGGACAGTAGCCGGATTAGTTGGCGCCAAATTAGGAGTTTCTTTAGTTCCTAAGCTAAAGGTTTTAGATAAAACAAAAATAAAACTCATTCGTGTCACGAATCCAATCTGCAAAAGGGAGATTGGTGTGGCCTGGTTAAAAGACAGCTATATCTCTCCCGTTGTTGAGCGATTTGTACAATATATTCAACACTTTTTCTAA
- a CDS encoding amino acid permease, with the protein MEKHQGLKKGLLPRHAQFIALAGMIGTGIFKGSSDTLNIAGPSVVLAYLAGGLLLFIVMAALGEMAMAFPHLNVQTIIYKAFGFRVSFVVGWLYWINWILVTVVELLAGGSFLQFWLPHYPLWLLSLCCGAVIIGINLFQVQIYGELEFWFAGIKILALVAFIILGALILFGIIPSPIQAPLSNYTNHGGFFPHGVRGILGALLIVMFSYGGAELVGVAVTEVKDAEKVLPRIIKGTVFRVITFYVFPILIICGLIPWNKVSNEGSPFVQVFSLSGLPGAATVMNIVLLTAVLSAANSGIYATSRTLLSMAESGVAPKSLLRTTSKGIPVFGILITSLCIIFGVILAYFMPSQIINYIMSIPGFSITLIWISICAAQLKLRPSYPMTPTFQLKGAPYTNFIAIIALAYIFISLFFNKSNIVGSTVCAVTLIALILLAFITHRQNRVK; encoded by the coding sequence ATGGAAAAACATCAAGGATTAAAAAAAGGCCTATTACCTAGGCATGCCCAATTCATTGCTTTAGCTGGTATGATTGGGACCGGTATCTTTAAAGGAAGCTCAGATACGCTTAATATAGCTGGGCCTAGTGTTGTATTAGCCTACCTTGCAGGCGGACTCTTGCTATTTATCGTTATGGCTGCTTTAGGAGAAATGGCGATGGCCTTTCCTCATTTAAATGTTCAGACGATCATTTATAAGGCATTTGGGTTTCGGGTCTCTTTTGTTGTGGGTTGGCTTTATTGGATCAACTGGATTCTTGTTACAGTAGTTGAATTATTAGCTGGAGGTTCTTTTTTACAATTTTGGTTGCCTCATTATCCACTTTGGTTATTAAGTTTGTGTTGTGGTGCTGTTATTATTGGTATCAATCTGTTTCAGGTTCAAATTTATGGAGAGTTAGAGTTCTGGTTTGCAGGAATTAAAATACTCGCTTTAGTCGCGTTTATTATACTGGGAGCTCTGATTCTATTTGGAATCATTCCTAGTCCTATACAAGCTCCGTTATCCAATTACACCAATCACGGCGGTTTTTTCCCGCACGGTGTAAGAGGGATACTAGGGGCACTCCTAATCGTTATGTTTTCTTATGGGGGAGCCGAGTTGGTCGGTGTAGCTGTTACGGAGGTTAAGGATGCTGAAAAGGTTTTACCAAGGATTATAAAAGGAACGGTTTTTCGGGTGATCACGTTTTATGTCTTTCCCATATTGATTATTTGTGGGCTCATTCCGTGGAATAAAGTTAGTAATGAGGGGAGCCCTTTTGTTCAAGTGTTTAGCTTATCAGGATTGCCGGGAGCAGCGACTGTTATGAATATTGTTCTTCTTACAGCCGTACTTTCGGCAGCTAACTCTGGTATTTATGCGACTTCACGAACGTTATTATCAATGGCTGAGAGCGGTGTGGCACCGAAGTCTTTGTTAAGAACGACTAGCAAAGGGATCCCTGTGTTTGGCATCCTTATTACAAGCCTTTGTATTATATTTGGTGTTATTTTGGCTTACTTCATGCCAAGCCAAATTATTAATTACATCATGTCGATTCCAGGATTCTCAATTACCCTCATTTGGATAAGTATTTGTGCCGCTCAATTAAAGCTTCGCCCATCTTATCCAATGACCCCAACCTTCCAGCTAAAAGGGGCGCCTTATACCAATTTCATTGCGATTATAGCATTGGCTTATATTTTTATATCGTTATTTTTTAATAAAAGTAATATAGTTGGCTCAACCGTATGTGCTGTTACGTTAATTGCGTTAATTCTATTAGCCTTTATCACTCATCGCCAAAATAGGGTAAAGTGA